In Enoplosus armatus isolate fEnoArm2 chromosome 12, fEnoArm2.hap1, whole genome shotgun sequence, the DNA window AGACATATGTCGTATAGTAAACAGTGCTGTTGCAAATTTGAGTTGTTCTCCAGGTTAAGTAGGTCATTTTGTACTTTCAGGCCTTCAACTTGACGTCCAATGCGAGAGAATCACTGGACAACATGCTAACTGACTCGTTAAAATCCAAGATGCCGGCGACTAGTCTTCAGCTGTTTGGAATCAGACAGATTGAAGAAGACAATATGGCGGCATGTGAGTACAGTCCTCTGATTTCTTGTTCTGTTAGTTGCCGAAGCTGATTTATTTGGTGGCATTCCACAAATGATTTCCCTAAGTTGGAGGCAGATCTGCTGTCGCTGCAGATGTATTATAAGATACTGTATCTGTAAGCATATGTTCACCACTTTTGCAGTGCGTGTTTGATGTATTACAATGAAACCCCAGAGAGTAAAAGCAGCTTTTAGGAGTCAACATACAGTCATATGAAAGCTTGTATGTGATTGCTTTATGTCCTGCAGATCAGCGTAATGAGGAGCTTCCCACGCTGCTCCACTTTGCTGCTAAGTACGGCCTGAAGAAGCTGACCACCATTCTCCTTCGGTGTCCTGGGGCTCTGCAGGCTTACAGCGTGATGAACAAGTATGGAGACTACCCAAACACGCTGGCAGAGAAGAGTGGCTTCTCTGATCTCAGACAGTTCATGGATGAATTTGTTGTAAGTCCAGCGATGACAgcgttttcttattttttacgTTCTGCAGACTGTTTCTTCTGACAGTTAGGTTCTCGTATCTGTTTGGTCAGTGTCCGCCTGTCTCTTGTTCAAACAAATTTAGGAGACAGCAGACATGCTCAAGTGTCACTTTGAGGACTCCATCAACCCAGAGGAGAGTGCAGAGGTGTATGAGATGATGTCAACTACCTCTCAAGATATCATGATGAAGTACTCAGGTTGCTCAGAGGACATATATGAGTCAATGCTGGGGATTGACCCTGAATGTGCAGAGGACCTATGTAAGATTAATATGATTTGATTTATTGGTCCTAAAATGATGACGATTACAAAACTGGTGGTCAAACTGTTGCTGATGCTGATgatactgttgtttttttctccagatGAGGTTATGAATGTGGTAGACGAGAACCCTGAGGAAGCTCTGCTCAGGAAGTTCTTCCAAGGTATACATTTGAATAACTTTCAAAGCTTAGATAGCAACATGTATGATATAGTATATGTCATTCGGTTACATTGTGTCCTTCAGCAAAACCACATGCCAGTCTAAACCAGGACCGGGACAACATTGCGCAGCTTaaaagtgaggaagaggaaaaagacagtCATAATGACTTGGATCAAattgaagaagaggaggatccATACAACCTTTGCCCAGAGGATATCTATGATACTGTGGATGAAAACAGTACCTATAACTCAGTAATCCTGAACCGTCCACCAGCCCCCATCCCCAGACCTGAGCATGAGCCTGAAAGGCCCATGACCTACATCTCTAGAGGTATGGAGcagtcttcttttctttcccagaAATGTTCTCTTTACACATCAGATTTCATAACACTGCTCTCCAGGCAAAAATAGATAACTCAATATTTTTGACAGTATTTTCAGATAAAGATATGTCCCAGACCAGAACAATGGAGATGGGATATCCTGCAGGTAAGGCACAGTTTAAATGATTgaaaatgtcattcatttacattttaagttgaTAAGACCATAATGAAACTGTTAATAATCTCACTGGGAGTATGGAAGGAgccaaacaacattttttggattttacaaaatactgaaaaggTTAATGGAACAGGCAGAGCACATTGAACTACATTACTACTACATTGAAAAGTGTTACTTCACAAAAAAGTTTGAGTTGATTCTCAATTCAGTAAACATTACCTAACATCACTCAACCTTTACTCTATCGTATCAGCCGTACATGAACGTTGCCACCTCCACGGTATTAATACTGTCACATGCAGTAACCACTGGCTTCCTTAGTGATTACAGCAATGTGCGTGTTATGTCTCTGAGAGCAAAgcatgtggaaaaagtgaaaaagtacaCATTGCTGACTGAGaagtaaatattaaaagtaaGATGACTGAATATTATTTGTGGGCTGAGGCTCTGACATATTCTACTTGCTTTTACAAAAGCTCAAAAGCTTAATTAAACTACATTAATGCAACAGTGTAATACAATGGTGAGTTATAGCTTCTGCAGAGTTTTTACTGCTGAAATAAggatttagaaataaaaatgacttttaatgttaacatttcagtgatttaatCTTGTAAATTGAAATTGTCATTGAGGAGTCACCCTGCTCTTTTGCCTCATATGATATTGTCTGGGTGCAATCATTAGACTAACTCAGGTTATGCTACACACCAGGAAAACCAacacttttcaaaatgttgccCAACATGTGTGGTTCTTGCCCAATCTGCCAATCCGTGTAGTATTAACGTTTTTCAACATATATAATTGGATGTGGGCCTTATCTGCATCATCAGCTCATTTCTCGTAAacagtgaatgaaaataaagttcGCCTTTTGCATATTTCAGTCAGGGGAATTACTCTGGTTAGCTATGCAGCCTGCCTGAAGTTCAAACTAATATATATATGGTACTGTGGTTATTTTGGTAGGCTGGTTAGTGAGCTGCCCTTCAGATACACTAAAGAACTGATCAAAGACTCTGCCTATCAATGTTTATCTCAACCAATGAGCTTTCCACATGAAACTGATGTACACcttaaatttaaaaaactggcaatttgtttttacttaaCATTGGGTTTTTTTAGTTATTGAtccctcccccccaaaaaagtttTCCTCGTGAAGAGCATGAAATAATGCAAAGTGGAAAATGACTTCCACAAAGTTTCAGaactcttctgtttttgttgaatgaCAAACTTTTCCACCCATCCAGTTCAGCCTGTGGCGGACCCCCCCTCTTCTGTTTATGACCCCTATGCTGGGATGAAGACACCTGGACAGAGGCAGCTCATATCTCTGCAGGAGAGGGTGAAAGTGGGGGAAATTACTGTGGACGAGGCCGTCCAGGAGTTCAAGGCCTGGCAGTTTGACCACGAGCGGAGGGCCAACTCCATACGCTATCAGCAGGTAcatcaaccacacacacttcatggtTTGTCAGCTGCTGGTCTGTGCTCCAGGAGTGGCTCTAACTTGTGTcgtgtgtgctgtttgtttcttcaggAAAATCTGAAGAAATTACGAGACAGCATCACCAGGcgtcacaaagacagacagaagacaggaaAGGATCTTGGTACAATAATTTGACAATTTATTagttgaatatttattttatttatttggaatCAAATGGTTCTAATGTAGCTATAATATGTATCTCCACGATGGACTGACTATTAGCGTATTTTACAGATTCATATATTTGCAGCACACAGTGGAAAATCACATCCTGTTGTTTCAAAAAGTGCTAATATTTGGTGTGGTCTCTCCCCTCTTAGATTATGAGATAAGTGCTCCGCTGCAGAGGAACTTATACTGGGGCTCCAATCTGACATTAGAGTGCTCTGTGTACGAGGCGACACCCAGAGTGGTggcacctcctccccctcccccttcagCAGCTCAGATTATCCAGAGAGGCACCTGGAAGACAGGTAGCACGTCCAGCACATCCAGTGAGTCCAAATGATTAattttgttgggggggggttcacagcactgtggctcagtggttagAGCTGTAACTAAACAAGAAGGACCAAAGTGTAGTTTCTcagctctctgtcttcctcctttcttcccaCTGTCCACTCACATGCACGTCAGAGGCAGCGTAGACTCATGTGAGTGATTGTTGCTTTGTGATGGACTGGTGACCTGTCCGTGGTGGCTACACCTGCTGTTTGCATATGAGAatgtaatatacacacatacacataatactgtatgtctcaCTGGTTTGGGGTTAAAAAAGTAAGGAGGGACTAGTAGACTAACAGACCCGAAGGCAAGAAAAACACGGTTGTTCAAGAAGTAACATGTTGAAATTCCTGCTAATCACAAACCATACCCTCACAAACAATGTTACAAACTTACAGACATGTCCCGCTGTGACGGTTGAATGCAGATTAGATCTCGATTAGATTAGTCTCGAGGAGATTCGCTCTCgttctgtttcttctgtttctcaGATTCACAGACTCAATTATTCgaagacaaaatgacacaacCGATTTCCTGAGAACTCTCCATTAAGCAAATCTGCTTCAATGCTTCGTCCTTTGTCTGAAGATAGTAAACTGGTCTGAAATTTCAAAacttatatatacttatattgGCTGGtgtcacatttcaaaagtttgagTTGTCTCAGATTTCACTTGAAAACTTAAAGAGATACATAAAGAGATATCACAACAATTCCTCTCTGACAGCTAAAGCAATTCTTATGCTGCAGAAGGAACAGAAATTCCCCACAGTCAAATTACAGTTTCTTCGTTAAAGACTGACTGTTGGATAAGATCTGGCAGCCTCTTATCAGAGACTTCATTAATCCTGAACAGTCACTGTATGTTTAAGTTATATTGCTTGTtctttcgggggggggggggggggggtttcaataccccttttttatgtttttgttgttgtcatgcgAGCTTGTTTAGAATAGTTTAGACATTAAACTGCTGAATTTAGGCTATTTGTAAGTTTTATGACGCAACTGTCACTTTAATTTCATGTACTCTGTATACATACAACACTTGCTTAAAACTAAACtggaaatatcagaaatgtgcATGCAGTTATCATAAGTGCATTGCTATGTTGTGAGGGTTTGAAGAATCTGCCTCATGATTCTCACATTCAGCTCGTCTGTTCTCTGAAGGCTTCTCTGTTTAATCTCCCTGTGATTGCTCCCACCTCTCCCAGCAGACACGTTGTGCAACTCTAACGTCTTTGTTGTGAGACTCGAGAAGATATTTTTATCCACATTTGCTGAAGTGGTCTTACAGCATAATTCACCACAAGCACGAACCTCAGAGAAACTCTCGTGTCGTCTTTCCACATTAACCCGTCCTCTCTTTACGTCAGGTACTGAGAGCAACAGACTCAGCACTCACAGCACCTTCAGCTACAGCAGCGGGACAGAGCCTGACTTTGAGGTGAGTCTGCAATAACAACAAGAGCATTTGTATTTTCACTGCACGTGGAAACAGCAATCTTCACACAGACTTTTACATCAGAAAGTGCTACACTGGACAGACAGACGCTCCATGCTGCTTTCATTGCTGCATTAGTGTCTATAAACCAAACTGAACCCTCACTTTCTCTTGCGTGGCTGCACATGTCCCCCCCCCTGTCCTCTGCACTTGTGACATGCATGACACAACTACGTGTGCTGCAGAGAGGTAGACAAAGAGTCTAGTGTTCAGTTTTATTCTGGCTACTTCAGTTCCTAAAATACTCACAAGTACAGATCTACTTTTAGAATTGGATTGTTAAAAGGCTCAAACTGCAAGAGCcgtgtttttctttcatgtgaAATCTTTGAAGCTTGGTACACGTTGCTCAATGGTTTCTCAGAAGTCACTTGTCAGAGTGTGATCAGAGCTGTGATGTCTTTCTCTGCAGATTTCAGTTTCGATGCTCTTATTGAAACCCCTACTCATGTCGTGAGGGTCTTATATCTGATGAAGGTGGATAGACCCTCAACTAACAACTATtctatttattgattaatctgacgatttgttttttgattaatcgattaatgatttggtctataaaatgtcagaatcacAATTTAAAGCCAGAGGTGATATCGTCAATGAATTCTGTGAATTATCAAAATGGCTGTGCACTAATCGATGAATTGACTAACTGTTTCAGCTGAAAAAGCAGAGCACAGTGGAGTGTTGGATTTGTCACAGTgtacatttgattgattgattgattttttttaaaggacatAATAGAAaatctccctcctccaccacgaCCTCCGCGGCCGTCTGATGCTGCACCCGTCACTTCTCCACCCAGGATTCCTCCACGGATCCCAGAAAGGTCAGTTTAGAGACCAATGATTGAGTTTACTGATGTTACAATGCAGAACAATACAGTATTTAACCATATCATACAATACACATCTATACAAAACAATGATGTAGCAAATGCAATGTGGCAATGCCCATTAGTAACTGTAATAGAAGTGTAGCTATCATAAGAGAAAGGAGTAAACAGAGAGACCAATAAAGAATCTGCAGGCAGCGATGAGCGTGACGACAAATGATAAAGAGGAAGTGTTCACCCACCAGTGGTTCACAGCTGTGCATTAGGGAGGAAGGAGTGAGAAAGTGAGGTTCACAATGCGTAAACATACAAATATCTACTATACACAGAGGTGAGAGAGCTCATACTCAgaacatttagaaatgaaatcCCAGATCAAAGTGACTCTACTATAACTGCACTGAATTCCTACaactttgattttaaatgatgatgGAAGAGAGGGTAACGTGGGCAACAGTACAGTGTGTACTACAGCATACACTGTCGAAACTCTAATATAATTATGTGGGGTAATGTGGAAATTACATGGCCTTTGACTTCAGTGTGATGTTGTGATGTTCAGCAAAGCAGCTCACAATGTCAGGTTTAGTCAAAATGAGTGTAGTTCCATAGAGTTTTCAGAATTGTTAGATTTAGTATGGACAAAGTTATAtttcttaaatatatatatatataagggtCATAccaatgaaaaaagaaatgaacaaacacCTACACCATGGCAAGAAAGGTGAGATTTTAGCAAGGAAATAGTGTGCTAAAATCTGCCTGTGTGGGTTTAACTCTTGCTAAGATCTTATCGAGGAGTGTGCGTTCTGTACGTGTCCAGTGAAACTGTGCGTATGAACTGGTGAGTTCAACTGAGAGTAAACAGTGAGGATGAGTGATTGaggacattttgtgtgtttttgtttgcctaGTTTGTTTTCTTAGCTCTACAGTTACAAACAATATCCCACAGTGATGCGATGAAATGCTGTGATGGGATACAATATTATACACAACAAGCAAATAGCAATCAACACGATAAGATATCCAAAGTGACACAGCACAATATGACACAACAAGAAACAATGCCATTCAAAGCAGCATGATACAAAACTGGGGGATTTAACACAATGCAACACAATGCGATGTGATACAAAATGGTATGATACCTTTTCATATTCCAGTTTTCTCAGTACACTGCACCACAAAGGCCAAATGCAATAATTACATGCTTAGTCGAAATTGACTTAAGACCAGAATCTGACTTTTTGAAAATAATTATGCCATAGAATTTAGTtgaaaacagagctaaaagccAAACCACAGTGAATGCACTCAGGTTTGGTAATCTGTGGACGGAGGAGCTCGACGTCACACAAACAGCCAACAAAATAACTATAGCAAGTGAATGCATCGTGTTGCAGATTCGTCCCGACGGTCGCTGTTATCTGTAGTCGAACATGAtatttaataattcagttttttaCTCTACGTAAATAAGTGAGGCAGGAGCGAAACCCAATAATGATGTATTATGTAGGTTTTATTGCAATGATGTTTATGGGAAAGATAATCAGCCTAGAAAGGCATAAAAAACAGTACCTTTTTATGTGTTACACAGTTTCCTGGCAATCTACATATGAAAAAATAGGATTTTGAATATAAAAACCACCACAatcatgtacatttatttaaccaGTGAATAATTCTATGATCTGCTTACTGAATGGTCTGGATGAATATGTGATTATTGCTTCTGCTGCTGATTTGATGATAATCATGATATGAGGACACAGTTTTTCCACcctttactgtatatttacgACTGTATCAGAGCCGACGACCTCACAGCATTGTCTGTTTCTTGTAGGGTGCCAGAGAAGATGCTGCATGAGCGCTACATATCCTGCCCGACTCGAGCACTTCCTCAAAGACCCCCTCAGAGATACACAAACTCAGCACCTCCCGTACCTCGCCGCCTGCGGTGATCGATGTCTACGTGTCTACTTGTGCTGGGTGTCTGAAGTCATGGGTTGTTTTTATGAAAGAAGGATGGTGCAGTTCTTCTGTAAACAAGCATCAGGATTTAACAAGATGAatccacacagagacagttttttgttttgttttttctttgcttttattaattttatGTATCAGTGTCCCTAACAGAGTAAttaaattctttattttataatatacaacaatatttgagtgtgtgcgtgtgtgtgtgtgtgtgtgtgtgtgtgtgtgtgtgtgtgtgtgtgtgtgtgagtctgtgatATTCAGTGATGTtcaatgtttttactgtaaaaaccCATGTGATATTTTTCCTAACAAAACTTATATATTTTCTTATGGGTTTTAAGTGTGATGTGTTGAAAtaggggaaaaaagggaaattatttgtcttatttgaaATCTTAATTATGATACCTTGGTGGTGGGTCTCTTGTTAAAATAACTGAGCCAGTGACGTTAATGCATAATATTCAGTTCAGCAGAGAAATATATCTGATATTCCTTTTTATAAGTATGCTAGTGCTTAAAAGCAAGTTGTTGTGACattatattctacttattttaCCTCAAATGATATCAGCATTGTACTTCTTAAGGAACTCACAGTTTGGTCGCCATGTTTGTATAATATCTTTCTTAAACTTGGAGAATTCCTGCCTGGATGATGAAATAACCTTTGAGAAGTCAGTGTTGTTGTACATCAGACTTCATGTAACTTCTGAATttcataatgaaatataaaaatatgttcattttataCAGTTAAATGTGTCCATGTTAATTGGCTCCTCTGCAACCAGTATTGATGTATTGTTTGTGCAATAAGAGGTTTGGCCACTTGGTGGTGCTCTGTATTCTCTGATTGTGGACTCCACTAACATTTTTTCCATGTATGTGAAAACTTTTTC includes these proteins:
- the pik3ap1 gene encoding phosphoinositide 3-kinase adapter protein 1 translates to MEEPVSSIESANSESLSAHELLILHTADAQEWAMYLQQILKASRKIRKRSILLYAFGPADQLHGYNFEYFQSCECIVLLLTGALLDMLCDPELQGALQRLLYPPHRVVALLCGVTEDDILTKSFEDWPSWRKLYADDEPALYISTILESITDSRQLEVKHDSEAAAAAKLHITAASSTENPTTDDTEEVVSEEQKETVLKDEEPASTGNSTSKEMSTPTYLTCLTVQPNRVLCGELEKLFILFTHKVDDQSVPEVEFSSENVATKRVRGTVENEYTICVSAPDMPAGVVSLTMYTDQSCVSLRPVTYYTNMGEVSRYLENATDPVNYICQAFNLTSNARESLDNMLTDSLKSKMPATSLQLFGIRQIEEDNMAAYQRNEELPTLLHFAAKYGLKKLTTILLRCPGALQAYSVMNKYGDYPNTLAEKSGFSDLRQFMDEFVETADMLKCHFEDSINPEESAEVYEMMSTTSQDIMMKYSGCSEDIYESMLGIDPECAEDLYEVMNVVDENPEEALLRKFFQAKPHASLNQDRDNIAQLKSEEEEKDSHNDLDQIEEEEDPYNLCPEDIYDTVDENSTYNSVILNRPPAPIPRPEHEPERPMTYISRVFSDKDMSQTRTMEMGYPAVQPVADPPSSVYDPYAGMKTPGQRQLISLQERVKVGEITVDEAVQEFKAWQFDHERRANSIRYQQENLKKLRDSITRRHKDRQKTGKDLDYEISAPLQRNLYWGSNLTLECSVYEATPRVVAPPPPPPSAAQIIQRGTWKTGSTSSTSSTESNRLSTHSTFSYSSGTEPDFEDIIENLPPPPRPPRPSDAAPVTSPPRIPPRIPERVPEKMLHERYISCPTRALPQRPPQRYTNSAPPVPRRLR